The proteins below come from a single Beutenbergia cavernae DSM 12333 genomic window:
- the rapZ gene encoding RNase adapter RapZ has protein sequence MSAPSPEPSGPPTVPEGIPMLEAHTPRPEDERAELLIITGMSGAGRTRAAAVLEDLDWYVVDNLPPTMLLPLAGMMTASGAGVRRLAVVVDVRGGEFFADLARVIDDIRAQDLEYRIVFLDASDEVLVRRFEQVRRPHPLQGDGRILDGIAEERRVLAHLRERSDVVLDTTDLTVHELAAQVRDVVAGEADRPLRLTLVSFGFKYGLPLDADHVVDVRFLSNPYWVTELRHLTGRDDAVRDYVLALPGAQDFVDAYVSAVEPVLDGYLREQKPYVTIAVGCTGGKHRSVAIAEAMAERLREDGNSVRTLHRDLGRE, from the coding sequence ATGAGCGCGCCGAGCCCCGAACCGTCCGGTCCGCCCACGGTCCCCGAGGGGATCCCGATGCTCGAGGCGCACACGCCACGGCCTGAGGACGAGCGCGCGGAGCTGCTCATCATCACGGGGATGTCGGGCGCCGGGCGCACCCGTGCCGCGGCGGTCCTGGAGGACCTCGACTGGTACGTCGTCGACAACCTGCCGCCGACGATGCTGCTGCCGCTGGCGGGGATGATGACGGCGAGCGGGGCCGGGGTGCGGCGGCTCGCCGTGGTCGTCGACGTGCGCGGCGGCGAGTTCTTCGCCGATCTGGCCCGGGTGATCGACGACATCCGGGCGCAGGACCTCGAGTACCGGATCGTGTTCCTGGACGCCTCGGACGAGGTGCTCGTGCGGCGCTTCGAGCAGGTCCGTCGCCCGCACCCGCTGCAGGGCGACGGGCGGATCCTCGACGGGATCGCCGAGGAGCGCCGGGTGCTCGCGCACCTGCGGGAGCGGTCCGACGTCGTCCTCGACACCACCGACCTCACCGTCCATGAGCTGGCGGCGCAGGTGCGGGACGTGGTGGCCGGCGAGGCCGACCGGCCGCTGCGACTCACGCTCGTCTCGTTCGGCTTCAAGTACGGGCTGCCGCTGGACGCCGACCACGTGGTGGACGTGCGGTTCCTCTCCAACCCGTACTGGGTCACGGAGCTGCGCCATCTCACGGGCCGTGACGACGCCGTGCGCGACTACGTGCTGGCGCTGCCCGGTGCGCAGGACTTCGTCGACGCGTACGTGTCCGCCGTCGAGCCCGTGCTCGACGGCTACCTCCGCGAGCAGAAGCCGTACGTCACGATCGCGGTGGGCTGCACCGGCGGCAAGCACAGGTCGGTCGCGATCGCCGAGGCGATGGCGGAGCGGCTCCGCGAGGACGGCAACTCGGTCCGCACCCTGCACCGTGACCTGGGTCGCGAGTGA
- the whiA gene encoding DNA-binding protein WhiA, giving the protein MSLTAAVKDELARVRVDKISSRKAEVSATLRFAGGLHIISGRIVIEAELDAAIAARRLRVAIAEVYGHVSDIIVVSGGALRKGNRYVVRVVRDGEALARQTGLLDSRGRPVRGLPPQVVSASIGDTVAAWRGAFLAHGSLTEPGRSSALEVTCPGPEAALALVGAARRLGITSKAREVRGVDRVVIRDGDAISAILTRMGAHDAVLAWEERRMRREVRGTANRLANFDDANLRRSARAAVAASARVERAFEILAEDVPDHLVEAGRLRLENKQASLEELGQLSDPPLTKDAVAGRIRRLLAMADKKASDLGIPDTESILTPEMLDL; this is encoded by the coding sequence ATGTCGCTGACCGCTGCCGTGAAGGACGAGCTGGCCAGAGTCCGGGTCGACAAGATCTCCAGCCGCAAGGCCGAGGTGTCGGCGACGCTGAGGTTCGCGGGGGGACTCCACATCATCTCGGGCCGCATCGTGATCGAGGCGGAGCTGGACGCGGCGATCGCTGCCCGCCGGCTCCGCGTCGCGATCGCCGAGGTGTACGGCCACGTGAGCGACATCATCGTCGTCTCCGGTGGCGCGCTGCGGAAGGGCAACCGGTACGTCGTCCGCGTCGTGCGCGACGGCGAGGCGCTCGCTCGGCAGACCGGGCTGCTGGACAGCCGCGGGCGGCCCGTGCGCGGGCTCCCGCCCCAGGTGGTCTCCGCGAGCATCGGCGACACGGTCGCCGCCTGGCGGGGTGCCTTTCTCGCGCACGGATCCCTCACGGAGCCCGGCCGGTCCTCGGCCCTGGAGGTCACGTGCCCCGGGCCGGAGGCGGCGCTGGCGCTCGTGGGTGCCGCCCGCCGGCTCGGCATCACGTCGAAGGCGCGCGAGGTGCGCGGGGTGGACCGGGTCGTGATCCGGGACGGCGACGCGATCTCCGCGATCCTCACCCGGATGGGCGCGCACGACGCCGTCCTCGCCTGGGAGGAGCGCCGGATGCGTCGGGAGGTGCGCGGCACGGCGAACCGCCTGGCGAACTTCGACGACGCGAACCTGCGGCGGTCGGCACGGGCGGCGGTCGCGGCGAGCGCACGCGTGGAGCGGGCGTTCGAGATCCTCGCCGAGGACGTGCCCGACCACCTGGTCGAGGCCGGCCGGCTGCGCCTCGAGAACAAGCAGGCCTCGCTGGAGGAGCTGGGCCAGCTGTCCGACCCGCCGCTGACGAAGGACGCCGTCGCCGGCCGCATCCGGCGCCTTCTCGCGATGGCCGACAAGAAGGCGTCGGACCTCGGGATCCCCGACACCGAGAGCATCCTCACACCGGAGATGCTCGACCTCTGA
- a CDS encoding gluconeogenesis factor YvcK family protein, producing the protein MHLDPLGPTPSAPPRIVALGGGHGLSSTLMALRHLTPDLTAVVTVADDGGSSGRLRSELGILPPGDLRMALAALCDDTPRGRRWHDLLQHRFDTDGPLDAHAAGNLVIAAAWAVAGDPVSGLDGLAELIGARGRVLPMAAVPLQIEADVTRDGGLDVVVRGQSRVAVTSGRVARVRLVPEGPPACPEAVAAVRAADWVVLGPGSWYTSVMPHLLVPELRDAVHDGGARVALTLNLQAQPGETEGFSAADHVVALSRYDPDLRLDVVVADPTWVDDVRELEASVRRLGGELVLRQVRADDGTPRHDPLRLAAAYRDAFAGTWGDVGAVR; encoded by the coding sequence GTGCATCTCGACCCGCTCGGCCCGACGCCGTCGGCGCCGCCCCGCATCGTCGCCCTCGGCGGCGGTCACGGGCTCTCGTCCACGCTCATGGCGTTGCGGCACCTCACCCCGGACCTCACCGCCGTCGTGACGGTGGCCGACGACGGCGGCTCGTCCGGTCGGCTGCGTTCCGAGCTCGGCATCCTCCCGCCGGGTGACCTGCGGATGGCGTTGGCGGCCCTGTGCGACGACACGCCCCGGGGCCGGCGGTGGCACGACCTGCTGCAGCACCGCTTCGACACCGACGGCCCGCTCGACGCGCACGCGGCCGGCAACCTCGTCATCGCCGCGGCGTGGGCGGTCGCCGGCGACCCGGTCTCCGGCCTGGACGGGCTCGCCGAGCTGATCGGCGCGCGCGGCAGGGTGCTCCCCATGGCGGCGGTGCCGCTCCAGATCGAGGCGGACGTCACGCGCGACGGTGGCCTCGACGTCGTCGTCCGCGGCCAGAGCCGGGTCGCCGTGACGAGCGGGCGGGTCGCGCGCGTGCGCCTGGTCCCGGAGGGGCCACCGGCGTGCCCGGAGGCGGTCGCAGCCGTCCGCGCGGCCGACTGGGTGGTGCTCGGCCCCGGATCCTGGTACACGTCCGTCATGCCCCATCTGCTCGTGCCCGAGCTGCGGGACGCGGTGCACGACGGCGGCGCCCGCGTGGCCCTGACGCTCAACCTGCAGGCGCAGCCGGGGGAGACCGAGGGCTTCTCCGCCGCCGACCACGTGGTCGCGCTGTCGCGCTACGACCCGGACCTGCGCCTCGACGTCGTGGTCGCCGATCCGACGTGGGTGGACGACGTCAGGGAGCTGGAGGCCAGCGTGCGGAGGCTCGGGGGAGAGCTCGTCCTGCGCCAGGTCCGGGCCGACGACGGGACGCCGCGGCACGACCCGCTGCGCCTCGCCGCCGCGTACCGGGACGCGTTCGCGGGCACCTGGGGCGACGTGGGAGCGGTCCGATGA
- the uvrC gene encoding excinuclease ABC subunit UvrC, producing MADPTTYRPRPGEIPDAPGVYRFRDPHGRVVYVGKAKSLRSRLSSYFQDLSALHPRTQQMVTTASSVEWTVVGTEVEALQLEYSWIKEFDPRFNVKYRDDKSYPYLAVTMGEEVPRVQVMRGAKRKGTRYFGPYGHAWAIRETVDLLLRVFPVRTCSSGVYKRAAASGRPCLLGYIDKCSAPCVGRISVEDHRDLAEDFCSFMAGESGVFLRRLESEMAAASAELDFERAARVRDDINALRRVVEKNAVVLADGTDADVFALAADELEVSVQVFHVRGGRVRGQRGWVTERVEDLDDGALVERLLQQVYGPYATEKGPDGGATGVPREVLVPALPDDAVELAEWLSTLRGSRVSLRIPQRGEKRALAETVRTNAQQALALHKTRRAGDLTSRSRALSELQEELGLAESPLRIECYDISTLQGTHQVGSMVVFEDGLARKSEYRQFVVRGADGQGARDDTEAMHEVITRRFRRYLAQRDVGVAGGGSGEVPAEDDDGVAIAGPVDPETGRPARFAYPPNLVVVDGGPPQVAAAQRALDELGVSDVALVGLAKRLEEVWLPGEEYPLVLPRASEGLYLLQRVRDEAHRFAITHHRKRRGKSMTRSTLDDVPGLGPSRQAALLQAFGSVRRIRAATPEEIAAVPGFGRRTAEQVLAALAPSPDDATTEPGAVGEPGTADGAAADPDGRDAVVVPEG from the coding sequence ATGGCTGACCCGACGACGTACCGACCGCGTCCCGGGGAGATCCCGGACGCGCCGGGGGTGTACCGGTTCCGGGACCCGCACGGCCGCGTCGTCTACGTCGGGAAGGCGAAGAGCCTCCGGTCCCGTCTCTCGAGCTACTTCCAGGACCTCAGCGCGCTGCACCCACGCACGCAGCAGATGGTCACGACGGCGAGCTCCGTCGAGTGGACGGTGGTCGGGACCGAGGTCGAGGCGCTCCAGCTCGAGTACTCGTGGATCAAGGAGTTCGACCCGAGGTTCAACGTCAAGTACCGGGACGACAAGTCGTACCCCTACCTCGCCGTCACCATGGGTGAGGAGGTCCCACGCGTCCAGGTGATGCGCGGCGCCAAGCGGAAGGGCACGCGGTACTTCGGGCCCTACGGCCACGCGTGGGCGATCCGGGAGACCGTCGATCTGCTGCTGCGCGTGTTCCCCGTCCGGACGTGCTCGTCCGGTGTCTACAAGCGAGCGGCGGCGAGCGGTCGCCCGTGCCTCCTCGGGTACATCGACAAGTGCTCGGCCCCGTGCGTCGGCCGCATCAGCGTCGAGGATCACCGCGATCTGGCCGAGGACTTCTGCTCGTTCATGGCGGGGGAGTCGGGCGTCTTCCTGCGCCGGCTCGAGTCCGAGATGGCGGCCGCGTCCGCCGAGCTGGACTTCGAGCGCGCCGCGCGCGTGCGGGACGACATCAACGCGCTGCGCCGCGTGGTCGAGAAGAACGCCGTGGTCCTCGCGGACGGCACCGACGCCGACGTGTTCGCGCTCGCCGCCGACGAGCTCGAGGTGTCGGTCCAGGTGTTCCATGTGCGCGGCGGGCGGGTTCGCGGGCAGCGCGGCTGGGTCACCGAGCGGGTGGAGGACCTCGACGACGGAGCGCTCGTCGAGCGGCTGCTCCAGCAGGTGTACGGGCCGTACGCCACGGAGAAGGGCCCGGACGGCGGCGCGACCGGCGTGCCGCGCGAGGTGCTCGTGCCGGCGCTGCCGGACGACGCCGTCGAGCTCGCGGAGTGGCTCAGCACGCTGCGCGGTTCCCGGGTCTCGCTGCGGATCCCGCAGCGCGGCGAGAAGCGCGCCCTCGCCGAGACTGTCCGGACGAATGCGCAGCAGGCGCTCGCGCTGCACAAGACGCGCCGAGCCGGTGACCTGACGTCCCGGTCGCGTGCGCTGTCCGAGCTTCAGGAGGAGCTCGGCCTGGCCGAGTCACCGCTGCGCATCGAGTGCTACGACATCTCGACCCTGCAGGGCACGCACCAGGTCGGGTCGATGGTGGTGTTCGAGGACGGGCTGGCGCGCAAGTCCGAGTACCGCCAGTTCGTGGTCCGAGGTGCCGACGGGCAGGGCGCCCGCGACGACACCGAGGCCATGCACGAGGTCATCACGCGGCGCTTCCGCCGCTACCTCGCGCAGCGCGACGTCGGCGTGGCCGGCGGCGGGAGCGGTGAGGTGCCGGCGGAGGACGACGACGGCGTCGCGATCGCCGGCCCGGTGGATCCGGAGACGGGCCGGCCGGCGAGGTTCGCGTACCCGCCGAACCTCGTCGTCGTCGACGGCGGGCCACCGCAGGTGGCGGCCGCCCAGCGCGCGCTCGACGAGCTCGGCGTGAGCGATGTGGCCCTCGTCGGCCTGGCGAAGCGGCTCGAGGAGGTGTGGCTGCCGGGCGAGGAGTACCCGCTCGTGCTCCCGCGCGCCAGCGAGGGCCTGTACCTCCTGCAGCGCGTGCGGGACGAGGCGCACCGGTTCGCGATCACGCACCACCGCAAGCGCCGGGGCAAGTCGATGACGCGGTCCACGCTCGACGACGTCCCGGGGCTCGGGCCGTCGCGGCAGGCCGCGCTGCTCCAGGCCTTCGGCTCGGTGCGAAGGATCCGCGCGGCGACGCCGGAGGAGATCGCGGCGGTCCCCGGCTTCGGCAGGCGCACGGCCGAGCAGGTGCTGGCCGCCCTGGCGCCGTCACCCGACGACGCGACGACGGAGCCGGGCGCCGTCGGCGAGCCGGGCACGGCGGACGGGGCCGCCGCGGACCCGGACGGTCGGGACGCCGTCGTCGTCCCCGAGGGCTGA
- the gap gene encoding type I glyceraldehyde-3-phosphate dehydrogenase, protein MTIRVGINGFGRIGRNYYRAIVASGADIEVVGVNDLTDNKTLAHLLKYDTVLGRFPAEVSYDEGNIIVGGTKIRALEERDPANLPWAELGADVVIESTGFFTDATKAKAHIDAGAKKVIISAPGKNDDGTFVVGVNHTEYDPATQHVISNASCTTNCLAPLAKAINDAFGIQHGLMTTIHAYTGDQNLQDGPHKDLRRARAAAQNIVPTSTGAAKAIGLVLPALKGKLDGYALRVPVITGSATDLTVNVGREDLTVDDVNAAVKAAADGDLKGVLEYVDDEIVSSDIVTNPHQSIFDAKLTKVIGNQVKVVAWYDNEWGYSNSLVALTKYVGERL, encoded by the coding sequence GTGACCATCCGCGTCGGTATCAACGGCTTCGGCCGCATCGGACGGAACTACTACCGAGCGATCGTCGCGTCGGGGGCGGACATCGAGGTCGTGGGCGTCAACGACCTGACGGACAACAAGACGCTCGCGCACCTGCTCAAGTACGACACCGTGCTCGGCCGCTTCCCGGCCGAGGTGTCCTACGACGAGGGCAACATCATCGTCGGCGGCACGAAGATCCGCGCGCTCGAGGAGCGCGACCCGGCGAACCTGCCGTGGGCGGAGCTCGGCGCGGACGTCGTCATCGAGTCCACGGGCTTCTTCACCGATGCCACCAAGGCCAAGGCGCACATCGACGCGGGCGCCAAGAAGGTCATCATCTCCGCGCCCGGCAAGAACGACGACGGCACGTTCGTCGTCGGCGTGAACCACACGGAGTACGACCCGGCCACGCAGCACGTCATCTCGAACGCGTCCTGCACCACGAACTGCCTCGCGCCGCTCGCGAAGGCGATCAACGACGCGTTCGGCATCCAGCACGGCCTCATGACGACGATCCACGCGTACACCGGCGACCAGAACCTGCAGGACGGTCCGCACAAGGACCTCCGCCGCGCCCGCGCAGCCGCGCAGAACATCGTGCCGACGTCGACCGGCGCCGCGAAGGCCATCGGCCTCGTGCTGCCGGCGCTCAAGGGCAAGCTCGACGGCTACGCCCTGCGCGTGCCGGTCATCACCGGCTCCGCCACCGACCTCACGGTCAACGTGGGTCGCGAGGACCTGACCGTCGACGACGTCAACGCGGCGGTCAAGGCCGCTGCCGACGGCGACCTCAAGGGCGTGCTCGAGTACGTCGACGACGAGATCGTGTCGTCCGACATCGTCACCAACCCGCACCAGAGCATCTTCGATGCGAAGCTCACGAAGGTGATCGGCAACCAGGTCAAGGTCGTGGCCTGGTACGACAACGAGTGGGGCTACTCCAACAGCCTCGTCGCGCTCACGAAGTACGTGGGCGAGCGGCT